One genomic window of Sporosarcina ureae includes the following:
- a CDS encoding MinD/ParA family protein produces the protein MHDQAEALRLKMMKSQRQVARSIAVVSGKGGVGKSNFTANFSCGLVAKGQKVLIVDMDIGMGNIHILFGATPTFHLKDYLSDKQQLKDIVTPIEDNLSFIAGGSGLENVVEWSGEMFDRLIEAFSILQMQYDVILFDMGAGATKSSIDLILAMDEIILIATPEPTSITDAYSMIKFISRQDANKSIHIVSNRVLKEQDGRDSVARLQLAMRKFLFIETSILGFLPDDIHVRNAVIAQVPFVKLYPNAKVSKRMLAITDTFLHSNKPSISIETSGFIDKIKGVFLKGRV, from the coding sequence GTGCATGACCAGGCGGAAGCACTAAGATTAAAAATGATGAAAAGTCAAAGACAAGTAGCTCGCTCAATTGCCGTCGTTAGTGGAAAAGGCGGGGTAGGCAAGTCGAACTTCACTGCTAATTTCTCTTGCGGACTAGTAGCTAAAGGACAAAAAGTATTAATTGTGGACATGGATATTGGGATGGGGAATATTCATATATTATTTGGAGCCACACCAACATTTCATCTAAAAGATTATCTATCCGATAAGCAACAATTAAAGGACATTGTGACCCCGATTGAAGACAATCTTTCATTTATAGCAGGTGGTTCTGGACTGGAAAATGTAGTTGAGTGGTCAGGAGAAATGTTTGACCGATTGATTGAAGCATTCTCTATTTTACAGATGCAATATGATGTCATTTTATTCGATATGGGTGCAGGAGCGACAAAGAGTTCAATTGATTTAATTTTGGCGATGGATGAAATTATTTTAATTGCGACACCGGAGCCTACTTCTATTACGGATGCGTATTCGATGATTAAGTTCATAAGTCGACAAGATGCGAACAAATCTATTCATATAGTGAGTAACCGTGTTCTGAAAGAACAAGACGGGCGTGATTCGGTCGCACGTCTTCAGTTGGCTATGCGAAAGTTTTTATTCATAGAAACTAGTATTTTAGGATTCTTGCCGGATGATATTCATGTACGTAATGCAGTAATTGCTCAGGTCCCTTTCGTCAAATTATATCCCAATGCAAAAGTGAGCAAGCGCATGCTGGCGATAACTGATACATTTTTACATAGCAACAAACCAAGCATTTCTATTGAAACCTCTGGATTCATAGATAAAATCAAAGGTGTTTTTCTAAAGGGGCGTGTGTAA
- the fliP gene encoding flagellar type III secretion system pore protein FliP (The bacterial flagellar biogenesis protein FliP forms a type III secretion system (T3SS)-type pore required for flagellar assembly.) → MVDFLGTFSDSDPTNVSTSIKMLLLLTVLSLAPAILILMTSFARIIIVLSFVRTALATQQMPPNQVLVGLALFLTFFIMSPVLSQVNEEALTPLFDEEISLDEAYERASVPFKEFMSQHTRQKDLELFMRYNQMERPDTIEDIPLTMMVPAFALSEIKTAFQMGFMIFIPFLVIDMIVASVLMSMGMMMLPPVMISLPFKILLFVLVDGWYLIIQSLLQSF, encoded by the coding sequence ATGGTTGATTTTCTGGGCACATTTTCAGATAGTGATCCCACCAATGTCTCTACTTCCATTAAGATGTTGCTATTACTCACGGTATTGTCACTTGCACCAGCCATTTTAATCTTGATGACTTCGTTTGCTAGGATTATTATAGTCCTGTCATTTGTTCGGACGGCGCTTGCTACACAGCAAATGCCTCCTAACCAAGTGTTAGTTGGATTAGCATTATTTCTAACGTTCTTCATCATGTCACCTGTGTTATCTCAAGTGAATGAAGAAGCATTAACACCTTTGTTTGATGAGGAAATCAGTTTGGACGAAGCATACGAACGGGCCAGTGTGCCATTCAAAGAATTCATGAGTCAACATACAAGGCAGAAAGATTTAGAATTATTCATGCGCTATAACCAGATGGAGCGACCGGATACTATTGAAGATATTCCGCTAACTATGATGGTACCAGCCTTTGCCCTCAGTGAAATTAAGACAGCATTTCAAATGGGCTTTATGATTTTCATTCCCTTTCTCGTTATCGATATGATCGTAGCCAGTGTGCTTATGTCTATGGGTATGATGATGCTTCCACCCGTAATGATTTCATTACCATTCAAGATATTATTATTTGTTTTAGTTGACGGTTGGTATCTCATTATCCAGTCATTGCTACAGAGCTTTTAG
- a CDS encoding response regulator, translated as MGKRILVVDDAAFMRMMIKDILTKNNYEVVGEAADGAQAIEKYNELKPDLVTMDITMPEMDGIAALKAIKSTHPSATIIMCSAMGQQAMVIDAIQAGAKDFIVKPFQADRVIEAIDKALS; from the coding sequence ATGGGAAAACGAATTTTGGTAGTAGACGACGCGGCATTTATGCGTATGATGATCAAGGATATTTTAACGAAGAATAATTATGAAGTAGTAGGTGAGGCAGCAGACGGTGCTCAAGCTATCGAAAAATATAATGAATTGAAGCCAGACTTGGTTACAATGGATATCACGATGCCTGAAATGGATGGTATTGCGGCATTAAAAGCAATTAAAAGTACGCATCCATCTGCAACAATCATCATGTGTTCTGCAATGGGGCAACAAGCAATGGTAATCGATGCAATCCAAGCTGGAGCAAAAGACTTTATCGTTAAACCATTTCAGGCGGACCGTGTGATTGAAGCGATTGACAAAGCGTTGAGCTAA
- a CDS encoding protein-glutamate methylesterase/protein-glutamine glutaminase: MRKLISDMLNKHPMMEVIGIARNGKDAVEKVRDLRPDVLTMDIEMPVMNGLEALKFIMDQMPIPVVILSSTTKHNTENAVLAIEYGAVDVIAKPGGAISLNLHEIEKEIVEKVFAASNVVIQTLTRQITSTKKLHTPTTSRQNTANENSSTSTFPIKTVSKPKKNTLIAKQFVIIGTSTGGPRALQEVITRFPADFPHPILIVQHMPPGFTKSLAERLNGLSEIAVKEAKHDEPIENGTAYIAPGGFHLKFVKSKTGYKIVLDGDEAPRSGHRPAVNVLLESAATRKELEYITAIMTGMGYDGKEGMELLRASCKTITIAESKKTSVVYGMPKAIIDAGLSDEIKDVQQIADAIIGNLK, from the coding sequence ATGCGCAAGTTAATTTCTGATATGTTGAATAAACACCCCATGATGGAAGTCATCGGCATCGCTAGAAATGGCAAAGATGCAGTGGAAAAAGTTCGCGATCTTCGACCAGACGTCCTTACAATGGATATTGAAATGCCTGTGATGAATGGACTGGAAGCTTTAAAGTTCATTATGGATCAAATGCCAATCCCTGTAGTGATATTATCAAGTACAACAAAACATAATACAGAAAATGCAGTTTTAGCGATAGAATACGGTGCTGTTGACGTGATTGCTAAACCTGGTGGTGCTATTTCGTTAAATCTTCATGAAATCGAAAAAGAAATTGTGGAGAAAGTATTTGCTGCTTCAAACGTAGTAATTCAAACACTGACGCGTCAAATAACATCCACAAAAAAACTTCATACACCCACGACAAGCAGACAAAATACTGCGAATGAAAATAGTAGCACTTCTACATTTCCAATAAAAACAGTAAGCAAGCCTAAAAAAAATACACTTATTGCTAAACAGTTTGTTATAATAGGTACATCGACAGGAGGACCAAGGGCCTTGCAGGAAGTGATTACAAGGTTTCCAGCGGACTTCCCACACCCAATTCTAATTGTCCAGCATATGCCACCTGGCTTCACTAAATCATTGGCCGAACGATTGAATGGTCTGAGTGAGATCGCTGTTAAAGAAGCTAAACATGATGAACCGATCGAAAATGGGACAGCCTATATTGCACCAGGCGGCTTTCATCTGAAGTTTGTGAAATCAAAAACAGGCTACAAGATCGTATTGGACGGAGATGAAGCACCGCGTTCTGGTCATCGTCCGGCAGTAAATGTGTTATTAGAATCAGCAGCGACACGTAAAGAACTGGAATATATAACGGCTATTATGACAGGAATGGGTTATGACGGTAAAGAAGGTATGGAACTATTACGTGCTTCATGTAAAACGATTACTATAGCGGAATCTAAAAAAACGTCCGTTGTATATGGCATGCCCAAAGCTATAATTGATGCGGGTCTCAGTGATGAGATTAAAGATGTGCAACAGATCGCCGATGCGATAATAGGAAATTTGAAGTAA
- the fliR gene encoding flagellar biosynthetic protein FliR, producing MNELIPSLPAFLLILTRVTSFFVTLPLFSYKTIPATQRLLFGALLAWMMSYSITMPELEIDGQYILLVLKEAVVGLSIGIAAFIIMSAIQVAGGFIDFQMGFAIANVIDPQTGAQSPLLGQFLNSLAMLLLLVVNGHHLLLDGIFYSYEFVPITAMWPPFGSPNMAEFIVLTFAKSFAIAFQMAIPVVATLFLVDLALGITARAVPQLNIFVVGFPIKIGVSFLVIVTMSSVFIIVMKKMFEIMIVTMRNLMILLGGG from the coding sequence ATGAATGAACTTATTCCGTCGTTACCCGCATTTTTACTTATCCTAACTCGTGTTACTTCTTTCTTTGTAACACTACCATTGTTTTCTTACAAGACCATTCCAGCTACACAACGGTTACTATTTGGGGCACTATTAGCCTGGATGATGTCTTACTCTATCACAATGCCTGAACTGGAGATCGATGGACAATACATATTACTTGTACTGAAAGAAGCGGTAGTCGGCTTATCAATCGGCATTGCCGCTTTTATTATTATGTCGGCTATTCAAGTAGCTGGTGGATTTATTGACTTTCAGATGGGATTTGCCATTGCGAATGTCATTGATCCGCAAACGGGCGCACAGTCCCCATTGCTTGGACAATTTCTTAATTCACTTGCGATGCTATTGCTACTAGTAGTGAATGGTCATCATTTGCTTTTAGATGGGATATTTTACAGTTATGAGTTTGTCCCCATCACAGCTATGTGGCCACCTTTTGGTAGTCCTAACATGGCAGAATTTATTGTTTTAACATTTGCAAAATCCTTTGCGATTGCGTTTCAAATGGCAATTCCAGTCGTAGCTACATTATTCCTTGTAGATTTGGCACTCGGTATAACCGCACGTGCTGTGCCACAGCTGAATATTTTTGTAGTTGGGTTCCCAATTAAAATTGGTGTCAGTTTCTTAGTGATCGTGACGATGTCTAGTGTCTTCATAATCGTAATGAAGAAAATGTTTGAAATTATGATTGTGACGATGAGGAATCTGATGATACTGCTTGGAGGTGGCTAA
- the flhA gene encoding flagellar biosynthesis protein FlhA → MQFKDIGVLAAVIMIIAMLVIPLPPWLLSFLIIINITLGLMVLLTAMNMQEALQFSIFPSLLLLLTLFRLGLNVSTTRAILSEGNAGGVVDTFGTFVTGGNIIVGLVVFVILIIIQFIVITKGSERVSEVAARFTLDAMPGKQMSIDADLNAGMISDIEARTRREKVSNEADFYGAMDGATKFVKGDAIAGIIIVMINLMVGMIIGVVQMGLPFAEAAVQFSTLTVGDGIVSQIPALLISTATGIVVTRAASEGNLGTDITNQLLGQPKLLYVAAITIFLLGLATPINDILTIPIAGALAMSAFMMSRKEDEDPDELLEMEENVETEGLKRPENVVDLLNVDPIEFEFGYGLIPLVDATQGGDLLDRVVMIRRQLAIELGLVIPVVRIRDNIQLQPNEYRIKIKGNEMARGELLLDHYLAMSPGGEDLIEGIDTVEPSFGLPAKWVTEEAKEEAEIMGYTVVDPPSVVSTHLTEVIRANASDLLGRQETKQLVDHVHETYPILVDELTPTPLSIGEIQKVLAKLLNEQVSVRNLPIIFETLADYSKYTSDVDVLTEYARQSLARQITGQFVVGNGALKVLTVSGKVEKLIADSIQQTEQGNFLSIDPSQSQMILERIAQEVERVAMLDQSPVILCSPAIRMYLRQITERYFPQIPILSYNELEASVEVQSVGVVDI, encoded by the coding sequence ATGCAGTTTAAAGATATAGGAGTACTCGCAGCGGTTATTATGATCATTGCGATGCTTGTCATCCCATTACCACCTTGGTTATTAAGTTTCTTGATTATTATCAATATTACCCTTGGGTTAATGGTTTTACTAACTGCGATGAATATGCAGGAAGCACTACAATTCTCTATCTTTCCATCGTTATTATTATTACTCACATTATTCCGTTTAGGTCTTAACGTTTCTACAACACGTGCGATTCTTTCGGAAGGTAATGCAGGTGGAGTAGTTGATACATTTGGTACATTCGTTACGGGTGGAAATATTATTGTGGGACTCGTAGTTTTTGTTATTTTAATCATCATTCAGTTTATTGTTATAACGAAAGGTTCGGAGCGTGTATCCGAAGTTGCTGCACGTTTTACTCTTGATGCCATGCCGGGTAAGCAAATGAGTATTGATGCCGATTTAAACGCAGGAATGATTTCAGATATAGAAGCCCGCACCCGTCGTGAAAAAGTGAGTAACGAAGCGGATTTCTATGGTGCGATGGACGGTGCAACAAAATTTGTAAAAGGGGATGCCATTGCCGGAATCATCATCGTTATGATCAACTTAATGGTCGGTATGATTATTGGTGTTGTGCAAATGGGATTGCCGTTTGCGGAAGCAGCAGTTCAATTCTCTACACTTACTGTCGGGGATGGTATTGTTTCACAAATACCGGCGCTGTTGATTTCTACGGCAACAGGCATTGTAGTCACACGTGCTGCATCAGAAGGAAACTTAGGGACGGACATTACGAATCAATTATTAGGACAACCCAAATTGCTTTACGTAGCAGCCATTACAATTTTTTTACTGGGTCTTGCTACACCGATTAATGACATCTTAACTATTCCCATTGCAGGTGCACTGGCAATGAGTGCATTTATGATGTCACGTAAAGAAGATGAAGATCCAGACGAATTATTAGAGATGGAAGAAAATGTAGAGACTGAAGGGTTAAAACGTCCTGAAAATGTCGTTGACCTTTTGAATGTCGATCCGATTGAATTTGAATTCGGTTATGGTCTCATTCCACTTGTAGATGCCACTCAAGGTGGCGATTTGCTGGATCGAGTCGTTATGATACGTCGTCAGTTAGCCATAGAACTTGGACTTGTTATTCCAGTTGTTCGTATCCGAGATAATATACAATTACAACCAAACGAATACCGAATTAAAATAAAAGGGAATGAAATGGCCAGGGGAGAACTATTGTTAGATCATTATCTAGCTATGAGTCCTGGCGGCGAAGATTTAATAGAGGGAATTGATACCGTAGAGCCTTCGTTTGGATTGCCAGCGAAATGGGTTACTGAAGAAGCGAAAGAAGAAGCAGAAATCATGGGTTACACAGTCGTGGATCCGCCAAGTGTGGTATCTACGCATTTGACTGAAGTTATTCGTGCCAATGCATCCGACTTACTTGGACGTCAGGAAACCAAGCAACTAGTAGATCATGTACATGAGACATATCCGATTTTGGTTGATGAACTAACACCGACTCCGTTATCAATTGGTGAGATTCAAAAAGTACTTGCTAAATTATTGAACGAACAAGTTTCCGTTCGTAATTTACCGATCATTTTTGAGACACTGGCAGATTATTCAAAGTACACGTCTGATGTGGATGTACTAACAGAATACGCGAGACAATCACTGGCACGTCAGATCACTGGGCAATTTGTTGTAGGTAATGGAGCGTTAAAAGTATTAACAGTCTCTGGAAAAGTAGAGAAACTCATTGCCGATAGTATTCAACAGACTGAACAAGGGAACTTTCTTTCAATTGACCCATCACAATCTCAAATGATTTTGGAGCGGATTGCGCAAGAAGTCGAACGGGTAGCTATGCTGGACCAATCTCCTGTCATTTTATGTTCACCTGCCATTCGCATGTATTTACGTCAAATTACGGAACGGTATTTCCCACAGATACCTATACTGTCTTATAATGAATTGGAAGCATCAGTGGAAGTTCAAAGTGTAGGGGTGGTGGATATTTAA
- a CDS encoding flagellar biosynthetic protein FliO, with product MNVKSVIHCLILFILCFTIPPFAHAETDPNVSVSDCIGKDKDCEEKVPVVENDKKLVINDELDEPKGPTAKDYIRTLFAFVFVIGLLVWLLRFMNKRNRNFDSNRLMTNMGGVPLGQNKSIQLVKMGNHYFVVGVGENVQLLKEIEDPDEIAELLARYDQSDEVQKGLFSKLYTRFYSKTEQTPSEEATFSQLFSTKMNEIKSDRKEQLRRLNRKESDRDG from the coding sequence ATGAATGTGAAATCAGTCATCCATTGTTTAATACTATTCATTTTGTGCTTTACTATTCCACCATTTGCACATGCAGAAACCGATCCTAACGTCAGCGTATCAGACTGTATTGGAAAAGATAAAGATTGCGAAGAGAAAGTCCCAGTTGTAGAAAACGATAAAAAATTAGTGATAAATGATGAATTGGACGAGCCTAAAGGGCCCACAGCAAAAGATTACATTCGCACTCTTTTTGCTTTTGTATTTGTAATTGGTTTGCTCGTGTGGTTACTGCGCTTCATGAATAAACGCAATAGAAATTTCGACTCGAATCGACTTATGACGAATATGGGCGGCGTTCCGTTAGGTCAAAATAAATCTATTCAACTAGTAAAAATGGGTAATCATTATTTTGTGGTCGGTGTTGGAGAAAATGTACAGTTGCTAAAGGAAATAGAAGATCCAGATGAAATTGCTGAATTACTTGCACGTTATGACCAAAGCGATGAAGTCCAGAAGGGACTATTTTCAAAACTATATACTCGGTTTTACTCGAAAACAGAACAAACTCCTTCTGAAGAAGCTACATTTAGTCAATTATTTTCAACTAAAATGAACGAAATCAAATCTGATCGAAAAGAGCAATTAAGACGTTTAAATCGGAAGGAGAGCGACCGCGATGGTTGA
- the flhF gene encoding flagellar biosynthesis protein FlhF, with protein MKLKKYTASTMVEAMAKVREDFGDDAVILSSNVTKTNGFLGLFRKRSVEVVASYDKTNIERPYESQVRSVQPVVEPESVEHMQREMREIKQLLKDIQQVDHSFEKFPDELLPILNMLQLQGLEGKYITEIGNLVFNRMKQDKIDFTKEQQMELIRTWFSDRLYDIPFGGITYQKKFINVLGPTGVGKTTTIAKIAARALLEEKKKVGFITTDTYRIAAIEQLRTYANLLQAPVEIAYNEEDFRTAIEKLKDLDLIFIDTAGRNYKEAKFVNDLSKLIDFSLDMETFLVLSTTSKEQDMDTIIRQFTNFPIEKFIFTKTDETDSVGSIINLILKYDIGVSYYTDGQEVPEDLTEASLEKMVDLLLAGDSRA; from the coding sequence ATGAAACTGAAAAAGTATACAGCATCTACTATGGTTGAAGCAATGGCGAAAGTCCGTGAAGATTTTGGAGACGACGCGGTCATCCTTAGTTCAAACGTCACGAAAACAAATGGCTTTCTTGGTCTATTTCGCAAACGTTCGGTAGAAGTAGTTGCAAGCTATGATAAAACGAATATAGAACGTCCATATGAATCACAAGTTCGTTCTGTACAACCGGTGGTGGAACCAGAGTCAGTTGAACATATGCAACGAGAAATGCGAGAAATCAAGCAACTGCTAAAAGATATACAGCAAGTAGATCATTCATTTGAAAAATTCCCTGATGAACTATTACCAATACTGAATATGTTACAGCTGCAAGGTCTGGAAGGTAAATATATAACGGAAATTGGCAATCTAGTTTTCAATCGAATGAAGCAAGACAAAATCGATTTTACTAAAGAACAGCAAATGGAATTGATTAGAACATGGTTTAGCGATCGTCTTTACGACATACCTTTTGGTGGCATCACTTATCAGAAAAAGTTTATTAATGTTCTAGGGCCGACCGGTGTGGGTAAAACCACGACCATTGCAAAAATTGCCGCACGTGCCTTGTTGGAAGAAAAAAAGAAAGTTGGTTTCATAACGACCGATACGTATCGAATTGCGGCAATTGAACAATTGCGCACATACGCTAATTTACTTCAGGCGCCAGTTGAGATTGCCTATAATGAAGAAGACTTCCGTACCGCAATTGAAAAGTTAAAAGATCTTGATCTCATATTTATTGATACAGCGGGCCGAAATTATAAAGAAGCAAAATTTGTCAATGATTTATCGAAACTCATTGACTTTTCATTAGATATGGAAACGTTTCTTGTATTATCTACCACATCAAAGGAACAAGATATGGATACCATCATTAGACAATTTACTAATTTCCCAATTGAGAAATTCATATTTACTAAGACAGATGAAACCGATTCTGTTGGATCTATTATTAATTTAATACTGAAATATGATATAGGTGTATCCTATTATACAGATGGACAAGAAGTTCCTGAGGATTTGACAGAAGCCAGTTTGGAAAAGATGGTGGACCTTCTATTAGCAGGTGATTCACGTGCATGA
- the flhB gene encoding flagellar biosynthesis protein FlhB — MANLLLRLDLQFFAGEKTEKATPKKREDSRKKGQVLKSQDVTAAIVLFSIFTFMYFSAGFMRDNFFVFFRESFTHFIPIKLLDEEQVMLVYISVIKQMAIILLPIMLIAVIASIAANMLQFGLLFTAETLKFDLKKIDPIKGLKRIFSIRAIVELLKSILKISFIGTVTTLIVWSNLGQVLDLAFKTPQITLVTVAKLVGMMGIIASLVLLLISILDFLYQKFDYEKNLKMSKQDIKDESKNMDGDPLIKSRIRQRQREMAMRRMMQEIPEADVVITNPTHFAIALKYDEDQMDSPIVVGKGADFVAQKIKMIAAEHDIVMVENRPLARAMYDEVEIGDRIPEQFFKAIAEILAYVYRIQKKI, encoded by the coding sequence GTGGCTAACTTGTTACTAAGGCTAGATTTACAATTTTTTGCCGGTGAGAAGACGGAAAAGGCTACCCCGAAAAAGCGGGAAGACTCCAGGAAGAAAGGACAAGTATTAAAAAGTCAAGACGTGACGGCTGCGATTGTACTTTTCTCTATTTTTACATTCATGTACTTTTCCGCAGGTTTTATGCGTGATAATTTCTTTGTGTTTTTCCGAGAATCTTTTACACACTTTATCCCGATTAAATTGCTAGATGAAGAACAAGTCATGTTAGTATACATAAGCGTTATAAAACAAATGGCAATCATTTTATTGCCGATTATGTTAATTGCAGTTATTGCAAGTATTGCAGCGAACATGTTGCAATTTGGTCTTTTATTTACTGCAGAGACATTGAAGTTTGATTTAAAGAAAATAGATCCAATTAAAGGATTAAAGCGGATTTTTTCGATTCGTGCAATTGTAGAGTTATTGAAATCTATATTAAAAATTTCTTTTATTGGAACAGTCACCACCCTTATTGTATGGAGTAATCTGGGACAAGTACTCGACTTGGCATTTAAAACACCGCAAATAACTCTAGTCACTGTAGCAAAATTAGTCGGAATGATGGGGATTATTGCCTCATTAGTATTGTTACTTATTTCCATATTGGATTTTCTTTACCAAAAATTCGACTATGAAAAAAATCTTAAAATGTCTAAACAAGATATTAAAGATGAAAGTAAAAATATGGACGGAGACCCGCTCATCAAATCCCGTATTAGACAGCGTCAGCGTGAAATGGCCATGCGTCGTATGATGCAGGAGATCCCTGAAGCTGACGTAGTGATCACCAATCCTACTCACTTTGCCATCGCGCTGAAGTATGATGAAGATCAGATGGATTCACCAATCGTCGTTGGGAAAGGTGCGGATTTTGTCGCACAAAAAATTAAAATGATTGCGGCGGAGCACGATATTGTGATGGTAGAAAATCGACCTCTTGCACGTGCTATGTATGACGAGGTAGAGATTGGAGATCGAATACCTGAGCAATTCTTTAAGGCGATCGCAGAAATTCTAGCCTATGTATATCGTATTCAAAAGAAAATATAA
- the fliQ gene encoding flagellar biosynthesis protein FliQ, with translation MTSEFVISIAERSVWVILLASGPLLIVALMTGLAVSIFQATTQIQEQTLAFVPKIVAVLVAIIFFGPWMLSYVTGYASEIFSNLSRYVG, from the coding sequence ATGACGAGTGAATTTGTAATATCCATCGCAGAACGGTCCGTTTGGGTTATTCTTCTTGCTTCAGGACCTCTCTTAATCGTAGCGTTAATGACGGGGCTTGCCGTGAGTATTTTTCAGGCAACTACACAAATTCAAGAACAAACATTGGCATTCGTACCGAAAATCGTAGCGGTTTTGGTTGCTATCATATTTTTTGGACCTTGGATGTTATCATATGTCACCGGCTATGCTAGCGAAATATTTTCCAATCTCTCCAGGTATGTTGGGTGA